The Hyphococcus flavus genome contains a region encoding:
- a CDS encoding threonine ammonia-lyase encodes MSSIKSEEITVSAEGVRAAAIRLKGKAVRTPLIENEILNERAGGRVFLKAEVLQRYGSFKFRGAYNLISQLTDEQRKNGVLAWSSGNHAQGVALASRLVGAKATIVMPDDAPEIKARNVRALGADIVSYDRYKEDREAIAMTIVRERNMALAPSYDHPHIVEGQGTLALETYEDAAELGVTLDAFIACCGGGGLTSGCATILEEVSPETAVWIAEPEGYDEAWASIQAGERLQADVTKPTICDAIATPSPGWLTFPILQRLVRGGVTITEHEVRDAMMFAYEHLKLVVEPGGAVALAAILSQKFDSKGKATAVTLSGGNVDPSLFASVLRNRA; translated from the coding sequence ATGTCATCAATAAAATCCGAAGAAATTACCGTGTCAGCAGAAGGTGTTCGTGCTGCTGCCATAAGACTCAAGGGAAAAGCTGTTCGGACGCCTCTTATTGAGAATGAAATCCTGAATGAACGTGCGGGAGGGCGTGTCTTTTTAAAAGCCGAAGTGCTGCAAAGATACGGCTCGTTCAAGTTTCGCGGCGCTTACAACCTTATTTCACAGCTTACTGATGAACAACGAAAAAACGGCGTTCTCGCCTGGTCTTCCGGCAATCACGCCCAAGGTGTTGCATTAGCTTCACGTCTGGTTGGAGCAAAGGCTACAATAGTCATGCCTGATGACGCTCCAGAAATAAAAGCGCGCAATGTCCGAGCCCTGGGCGCTGATATCGTCTCCTATGATCGCTACAAGGAAGACCGCGAAGCGATCGCTATGACAATAGTGCGTGAGCGGAACATGGCGCTGGCGCCGTCATATGATCACCCACATATAGTAGAGGGGCAGGGTACGTTGGCGCTCGAAACGTATGAAGATGCAGCCGAACTGGGCGTTACATTGGATGCGTTTATCGCCTGTTGCGGGGGCGGTGGACTGACGTCGGGGTGCGCAACAATTCTGGAGGAAGTATCTCCCGAGACTGCGGTCTGGATAGCGGAACCTGAAGGCTACGACGAAGCCTGGGCTTCTATTCAGGCTGGCGAGCGCTTGCAAGCAGACGTGACGAAGCCCACAATTTGCGATGCAATCGCGACCCCCAGTCCGGGCTGGTTAACTTTTCCAATTCTGCAACGTCTTGTGCGTGGAGGCGTCACAATTACTGAACACGAAGTTAGGGACGCCATGATGTTTGCTTATGAGCACCTGAAGCTGGTTGTGGAGCCGGGTGGAGCTGTGGCCTTGGCGGCGATCCTCTCACAAAAATTTGATAGTAAGGGAAAGGCGACTGCGGTCACGCTTTCCGGTGGGAATGTGGATCCTTCGCTTTTCGCTTCCGTGCTGCGGAATCGCGCGTAA
- a CDS encoding undecaprenyl-diphosphate phosphatase gives MTLIQLVVLAVIQGITEFLPISSSAHLILAPLTVRDWQDQGPLIDIAAHVGSLGAVLLYFRAETAMLFRGGIDTLRFRRSDDRKLFLFIAAATIPTLSLAAVFVLFDLTSVLRSPVVIGWVSIIFGALLWHADRSKGEKAGLDRMTWREAMTIGLAQMCALVPGVSRSGVTMTMARYLGWSRPEAARFSMLLAIPTILALGAFACIEILREGANATLSSALIVAVLSFICAYAAIAVLMRLVQTMSFTPFVIYRIVFGIVLLTFAGALTAN, from the coding sequence ATGACTCTTATTCAGCTTGTCGTTCTGGCGGTCATTCAGGGGATTACAGAATTTCTGCCTATTTCGTCGTCCGCGCATTTGATACTGGCGCCGCTGACGGTGAGGGATTGGCAGGATCAGGGTCCGCTCATCGATATTGCCGCTCATGTAGGTTCGTTGGGCGCAGTGCTGTTATATTTTCGTGCCGAAACGGCAATGCTTTTTCGGGGTGGAATAGATACGCTGCGTTTCAGGCGCAGTGATGACCGCAAGCTGTTTTTGTTTATTGCTGCGGCGACAATTCCCACGCTTTCGCTGGCTGCGGTTTTTGTCCTGTTTGACTTGACGAGCGTGTTGCGATCGCCGGTTGTGATCGGCTGGGTCAGCATTATTTTCGGAGCGCTTTTGTGGCACGCTGATCGGTCTAAGGGTGAAAAGGCGGGCCTTGATCGCATGACCTGGCGTGAGGCAATGACAATCGGCCTAGCTCAGATGTGTGCACTGGTGCCGGGCGTATCCCGGTCCGGCGTAACCATGACCATGGCGCGGTACCTGGGCTGGTCACGGCCCGAAGCGGCGCGGTTCTCGATGTTGCTGGCAATACCGACCATCTTGGCGCTGGGTGCTTTTGCCTGCATTGAAATCCTCCGTGAAGGTGCGAATGCGACACTGTCCAGTGCGCTCATCGTCGCCGTGTTGTCGTTTATATGCGCTTACGCCGCCATTGCTGTGTTGATGCGGCTTGTGCAGACCATGAGCTTTACCCCGTTTGTCATCTACAGGATCGTTTTCGGTATCGTGTTGCTCACCTTTGCCGGTGCGCTTACTGCTAATTGA
- a CDS encoding response regulator — protein sequence MTAPKHCLVVEDSELIREIAIRMVDDLGVEADGVDSAEAGVDHCREHQTDIVMLDWDLPSMAALDFLRGVSELEEKQRPEIILCATENDPQQFTLAKAAGARHHILKPFDKDLVAAKFAEIGVIDSQAPTAQKVANSDKR from the coding sequence ATGACTGCCCCCAAGCACTGCCTTGTTGTCGAGGATTCTGAACTCATCCGTGAGATAGCCATTCGCATGGTTGATGACCTCGGCGTAGAGGCCGATGGAGTCGATAGCGCTGAAGCTGGCGTCGATCATTGCCGGGAGCATCAAACGGACATCGTTATGCTCGATTGGGACTTGCCTTCCATGGCTGCACTCGATTTCCTACGCGGCGTTTCAGAGCTTGAAGAAAAGCAGCGCCCTGAGATTATCCTCTGCGCGACGGAAAACGATCCGCAACAGTTTACGCTCGCCAAGGCGGCCGGAGCCCGCCACCATATTCTAAAACCTTTCGACAAGGATTTGGTTGCGGCAAAATTTGCTGAAATCGGTGTGATCGATAGCCAGGCGCCAACAGCCCAGAAGGTTGCGAATAGCGATAAGCGTTAG